Sequence from the [Clostridium] scindens genome:
AGCGATGAGAACAAAGTAGAAGAGATTAAGACGACGATCTACTATGTTACCGATGAAGTGCAGCAGAGCCAGTACATCAACCTGTTCAAGAGTCAAGGACAGGATGCGGTAATACTGGGACATAATATTGATTCTCCATTTATTACGCAGCTGGAGCAGCGAAACCCGGCCATCCGCTTCCAGAGGATCGACGCTGACGTGACGGATACCATTAAGGAAGAAGTGGCGGAAGAAGAGAAAGAAGAATTTAAGAAGACCTCTGACAGCCTGATTGAAATCTTCCGCAAGGAACTGGAAAATGACAAGCTGGATGTAAAGATCGAGAAACTCAAGGATGACAATATGGCAGCCATGATCACTCTGTCAGAGCAGAACCGCCGTATGCAGGAAATGATGAAGATGTACGGCATGGACGGAATGAATATGGGCGGAGAGAGCACCCTGATCCTGAATGCGAACCATCCGCTGGTACAGTACGTGGTAGATCACAAAGACAGCGAGAATACCAGCATTATCTGCAAGCAGCTCTATGATCTGGCAATGCTGGCGCACAAGCCGTTAAGCCCGGAAGAGATGACGGCATTTGTAAAGAGAAGCAATGAGATCATGATGCTTCTGACGAAGTAGGAGAATAGAATTACAGTCTTTGGCTATTTTTCTAAACGATAAGAGTCTGAGACAGTCGGCTTAATTAAGCCTTCTGCCTCAGACTCTTACATTTCATTTTATTTTTTGTATTTGCCAAATGCTTTTTCTTCATCCAGATGTACATCCTTAAAAAACATGATCAGCCATACAATAAATGCGATCACTCCCATATACTGCGATATAAAGTACGAAAGGATAGCGCCAATTCCCATAATGCCCGACCAGATTAAAAAGGCATTTCTCTGGTCCCTGCTCATCCAGTCCTGGTCATACAGTTCTCTTTGATATTTGGGAATCGTATTAAAGCCGCTGATCAATATCGCGGCCCTTCCCTTCAAAATCGTAAACAGCAAAGCCAAAAACAAAAACAGCAAACAAGAAATCCCCAAAGTAATAAATCCAACATTCATAAGAACACCCCTAACTTTGTATTTTATCTATACTAAACACAATGAATTTCAAGCCTTTTTAACGAATGAAATCTATGTAATATCACACAATCCCGGCAAACCCCCATAACTTTCTGCCCGCACTCTACGTAGAATTGCCAACAAATTGACGCAAGCCCGGGAGGGGAGGAGGGAATTCTGTAGGTAAGCGTTTGAGACGCAGAATCCATGCCTGAGATGTTGGGACGCAAAAGAGGAGTCAGCCGACGACTCTTTCGCGGCCTTACAGATCAGTGCATTAGTCGGAGTCTCAGAAAGCGTCGGAAGAATCCCCTCCTCCCCTCCCGGGCGCCCGCCAATCACCACAATTCCTACAACTCCCGCCAGTTCCCCAGCATTTTCCCTACATAAGCATCCCATTCCCGCTCCAGCGTCTTATCCATGGTAAAGGTGTGCATGGAGGTGCCGGTGATGCATTGCAGCGTTGTCCCGTCATAGTGGAAGTTCAGGTACAAGCCCTGAATGTCTTCGGCCCGGCAGGCGCCAATCTGGTGCTTCTCCAGGAAAGCGGCAAAGTTTTCCGGGGCCAGCGACAGGATAATCTTGAAGCTTAGCGGGGTGCGCCTGCCTCGTATGATGGCAAAGCAAAGCTCGCGCACCTCCTTCCAGTAGGAGTGCGAGCGCGTTGGGGCGTCATCGAAGAAATCCTTCTGAAGGAAGCCATCCAGGGTGAATTTATTGAATGTGGTGATCTCGCCTTCAATAAAGGAAAACTGGTCAAAGGTTTCCTTCAGGAGAAGGTGGGCCATACAGGTCTTTGCTGATAATGTAATAACGTCCATATGAAAACTCCTTTTCTAACTCTGATTAATAGTATAGCATAGGTTTGACTTTTATAGGGAAAAACAGTACAATATTCCTATATGTGCAAATAGGGAGAAGGCAGCAGC
This genomic interval carries:
- a CDS encoding DUF3784 domain-containing protein, which translates into the protein MNVGFITLGISCLLFLFLALLFTILKGRAAILISGFNTIPKYQRELYDQDWMSRDQRNAFLIWSGIMGIGAILSYFISQYMGVIAFIVWLIMFFKDVHLDEEKAFGKYKK
- a CDS encoding DUF5721 family protein → MDVITLSAKTCMAHLLLKETFDQFSFIEGEITTFNKFTLDGFLQKDFFDDAPTRSHSYWKEVRELCFAIIRGRRTPLSFKIILSLAPENFAAFLEKHQIGACRAEDIQGLYLNFHYDGTTLQCITGTSMHTFTMDKTLEREWDAYVGKMLGNWREL